Proteins encoded within one genomic window of Siniperca chuatsi isolate FFG_IHB_CAS linkage group LG4, ASM2008510v1, whole genome shotgun sequence:
- the ccdc77 gene encoding coiled-coil domain-containing protein 77, with translation MGAQPAASWRNNNNFLKFPTKKTKRRKLPGFKRLAIATNNTAALPSCEFSQTVSVFCVGMGSPAKDATPHRTNIHTPGCEPDSPLPPIHERLAYLRPSRELLEFYRQKIAQFDGEHEELLQMLEKYKAITEDQHKLQWEVRQREGEIAELQNALSDMQVYLFQEREQSLRLYAENDRLKIRELGDRKKIQHLLALVGPDTGEITYFHREPPHKVTITQRNAESRLEENLNLRPTKLRPAVTRKESSRRTKSADGVNGESLEQYRNDNQTLLLQVEALQAQMEEQTRLAKEQVESLLEDRRIKTEEAEAQLQRDQERITALTDKLLRTQNLLYESTKDFLQLKFDTRAHEKSWMVEKDRLLRELDSCHNRLRKAGSGGAELGRTWQPSSSTALLLPRPQPESQQTHKEELKAMQEDLKQAHRLAEMYREQCITLETELAQIREEGDVGREIFKERSDKMAKRLQLMTQRYEALEKRRAMEVEGFKTDLKHLRQKFKDVEKQLLKATLNIGPNQDLAILHEVRQTNTRTKKVQGELMALKAKIYGLENELRFS, from the exons ATGGGAGCCCAGCCTGCCGCTAGTTGGAGAAATAACAACAACTTTTTGAAGTTTCCCACGAAGAAGACGAAGAGGCGTAAACTTCCGGGTTTCAAACGCTTGGCGATAGCAACGAACAACACCGCTGCGTTGCCGAGCTGTGAGTTTTCACAGACTGTTTCGg tgttttgtgttgGGATGGGATCTCCAGCAAAAGATGCAACACCACACAG AACCAACATTCATACCCCTGGTTGTGAACCTGACTCCCCACTTCCCCCCATCCATGAGCGACTGGCGTACCTGCGCCCCTCCAGGGAGCTACTGGAGTTCTACAGACAGAAGATTGCCCAGTTTGACGGAGAACACGAGGAGCTGCTGCAGATGCTGGAGAAGTACAAAGCCATCACAGAGGACCAG CATAAGCTACAGTGGGAGGTACGACAGCGCGAGGGAGAGATTGCGGAGCTGCAAAACGCTCTGAGTGACATGCAGGTCTACCTTTTCCAAGAGAGAGAACAGTCTCTGCGGCTTTATGCAGAAAATGACCGACTAAAGATCAG AGAGTTGGGGGACAGGAAGAAAATCCAGCACCTTCTTGCCCTGGTGGGTCCTGATACAGGAGAGATCACATATTTCCACCGGGAACCTCCTCACAAG GTCACTATCACACAGAGGAACGCTGAGTCCAGGTTGGAGGAAAATCTCAATCTCAGGCCAACAAAGTTAAGACCTGCTGTGACCAGGAAAG agagcagcaggagaACAAAGTCAGCAGACGGAGTAAATGGAGAGAGCCTGGAACAATACAGGAACGATAACCAGACGTTGTTACTACAG GTGGAGGCTCTGCAGGCTCAGATGGAGGAACAAACCCGTCTGGCCAAAGAGCAGGTAGAGTCTCTGCTGGAGGATCGACGGATTAAAACAGAAGAGGCAGAGGCACAGCTGCAAAGAGATCAGGAGCGAATCACAGCTCTGACTGACAA GCTACTGCGAACCCAGAACCTGTTGTATGAGAGCACCAAAGATTTCTTACAACTAAAGTTTGACACACGGGCTCATGAGAAGAGCTGGATGGTGGAGAAGGACCGGCTGCTGAGGGAGCTGGACTCCTGCCACAACCGTCTGAGGAAGGCTGGGTCGGGTGGTGCAGAGCTGGGGCGGACGTGGCAGCCCAGCAGCAGCACGGCGCTGCTCCTTCCCCGGCCTCAACCAGAgtcacagcagacacacaagGAGGAGCTAAAg GCAATGCAGGAGGATCTGAAGCAAGCCCACCGTCTGGCAGAGATGTACAGGGAGCAGTGTATTACCTTGGAGACAGAACTGGCCCAAATCAGAGAGGAAGGAGATGTGGGCAGGGAAATATTTAAG GAGCGTTCAGACAAAATGGCCAAGCGTCTTCAGCTGATGACTCAGCGTTATGAGGCGCTGGAGAAGAGGAGGGCCATGGAGGTGGAGGGCTTCAAGACCGACCTGAAGCACCTCAGACAGAAATTCAAAGATGTAGAAAAACAACTCCTCAAG GCTACTCTGAATATTGGGCCCAACCAGGACTTAGCCATTCTGCATGAGGTACGTCAGACCAACACCAGGACTAAGAAGGTTCAGGGTGAGCTGATGGCGCTGAAGGCTAAGATCTATGGACTGGAAAATGAGCTGAGATTTAGCTGA